The proteins below are encoded in one region of Pseudonocardia sp. DSM 110487:
- a CDS encoding prepilin peptidase, which yields MMIGSGLVVAVLAGAGVLAGAAARAVLLRLRRGTRIPPPWCELGVAALWAAAGAAWAAGGLPGVWVPAVLGLGWLAVAAGVVDVRHRRLPNALTVPALPVALLLLLPVGSMAVVRGSCGAAVAVAVHVAFHLVDRRAVGAGDVKLAAPLGAVLAAVAWPALALAAVLAAAFTAVLAMTAAIGAAVGSRAAAEGRVPVSGEARAGPSRRWRLAGRAVPHGPSMLAATWVVTVGLLTVVAR from the coding sequence ATGATGATCGGGTCCGGGCTGGTCGTCGCGGTGCTCGCCGGTGCGGGCGTGCTGGCCGGCGCTGCCGCGCGGGCGGTGCTGCTGCGGTTGCGCCGGGGGACGCGGATCCCGCCGCCGTGGTGCGAGCTGGGGGTGGCGGCGCTGTGGGCGGCCGCGGGGGCGGCGTGGGCAGCCGGCGGGTTGCCCGGGGTGTGGGTGCCCGCCGTGCTCGGGCTGGGCTGGCTCGCCGTCGCGGCCGGGGTGGTCGACGTGCGGCATCGCCGGTTGCCGAACGCCCTCACGGTGCCCGCGTTGCCGGTCGCGCTGCTGCTCCTGCTGCCGGTCGGGTCAATGGCGGTGGTCCGGGGCTCCTGCGGTGCGGCGGTGGCCGTGGCGGTGCACGTCGCGTTCCACCTCGTCGACCGGCGGGCAGTCGGGGCGGGTGATGTGAAGCTCGCCGCCCCGCTGGGTGCGGTGCTGGCGGCGGTGGCGTGGCCTGCGCTCGCGCTGGCAGCGGTGCTGGCCGCCGCTTTCACCGCGGTGCTCGCGATGACCGCTGCGATCGGTGCGGCAGTCGGTTCGCGGGCAGCGGCGGAGGGCCGGGTTCCGGTGTCGGGGGAGGCACGGGCGGGGCCGTCGCGGCGGTGGCGGCTCGCGGGCCGGGCCGTCCCGCACGGTCCCTCGATGCTCGCGGCCACGTGGGTCGTCACGGTCGGCCTGCTGACAGTCGTGGCCCGCTAG
- the ruvX gene encoding Holliday junction resolvase RuvX, which yields MRGRRLGIDVGAVRVGVAICDPDGVLATPLVTVPRDVDGGSDLRTIAGLVAEYEAVGAVVGLPRTLAGRDGPAAEAARTFADALRGVLDVPVELSDERLTTVVATRQLRERGVKGRKQRAVVDQAAAVAILQGWLDAHRG from the coding sequence ATCCGGGGACGACGCCTCGGCATCGACGTCGGCGCCGTCCGGGTCGGGGTCGCGATCTGCGACCCGGACGGCGTGCTGGCCACGCCGCTCGTCACGGTCCCGCGCGACGTCGACGGCGGCTCGGATCTGCGGACGATCGCCGGGCTCGTGGCCGAGTACGAGGCGGTCGGGGCCGTCGTCGGGCTGCCGCGCACCCTCGCGGGGCGCGACGGTCCCGCCGCGGAGGCCGCCCGGACCTTCGCCGACGCGCTCAGGGGTGTGCTGGACGTTCCGGTCGAGCTGTCCGACGAGCGGCTCACCACCGTCGTGGCCACCCGCCAGTTGCGTGAGCGTGGTGTGAAGGGGCGCAAGCAGCGCGCCGTGGTCGACCAGGCCGCGGCCGTCGCGATCCTGCAGGGCTGGCTGGACGCGCACCGCGGCTGA
- the mltG gene encoding endolytic transglycosylase MltG produces MPVPVVGPRMRGDARRPGSPESAQRPAPPEPAPGPRNGGHDVPAAAPRPEPEPPADHRDEPAAGPGAKPGKKRTKKRRRAVVLLLSVLLLGGVAAGGAYSFLTWFAVPDFEGGGTGDVVIEVEDGASTRRIGTVLAENGVVAAPESFTRAAEDEDRIRAVQPGFYQMRRQMSGAAAVDMMLDPASRVGELDIRGGVQLDDTRAPDGTVAPGVLSLISTATCARLDGQERCVSADELRAAMTDTDPAALGVPEWALEGVGAAEPRRRLEGLLVPGRYDVPPGETAVDVLRGLLATSGERLAASGLVAGAQSIGSSPYEVLTIASLVEKEAINPDMPKVARVIYNRLGAGRRLELDSMVNYPLDLQALRTTAEDRARPGPYNSYAVAGLPPTPIAAPGREAIAAALEPEPGPWLYFVRCQSDGTSCFGATIDEHNANVRAARQNGAF; encoded by the coding sequence GTGCCGGTGCCCGTCGTCGGCCCGCGGATGCGCGGCGATGCCCGGCGGCCCGGTTCGCCCGAGTCGGCCCAGCGGCCGGCTCCGCCCGAGCCCGCTCCCGGGCCGCGGAACGGCGGGCATGACGTCCCGGCGGCCGCCCCGCGACCCGAACCCGAGCCGCCGGCCGACCACCGTGATGAACCGGCCGCGGGGCCCGGCGCGAAGCCCGGGAAGAAGCGCACGAAGAAGCGCAGGCGCGCCGTGGTGCTCCTGCTCTCGGTGCTCCTGCTCGGTGGTGTCGCGGCGGGCGGCGCGTACTCGTTCCTCACCTGGTTCGCCGTCCCCGACTTCGAGGGCGGGGGCACCGGCGACGTCGTGATCGAGGTCGAGGACGGTGCCTCGACCCGCAGGATCGGCACCGTGCTCGCGGAGAACGGGGTGGTGGCGGCCCCGGAGTCGTTCACCCGTGCCGCGGAGGACGAGGACCGCATCCGCGCGGTGCAGCCGGGCTTCTACCAGATGCGCAGGCAGATGTCGGGCGCCGCGGCCGTGGACATGATGCTGGACCCGGCCTCCCGCGTCGGTGAGCTCGACATCCGCGGCGGCGTGCAGCTCGACGACACGCGCGCGCCCGACGGCACGGTTGCGCCCGGTGTCCTGAGCCTCATCTCGACCGCCACCTGCGCGCGGCTCGACGGGCAGGAGCGATGCGTCTCGGCGGACGAGCTGCGCGCGGCCATGACCGACACCGACCCGGCCGCTCTCGGCGTGCCCGAGTGGGCCCTCGAGGGCGTCGGCGCCGCGGAGCCGCGGCGCCGCCTCGAGGGCCTGCTCGTGCCGGGGCGCTACGACGTGCCGCCCGGCGAGACCGCCGTCGACGTGCTGCGCGGCCTGCTCGCCACATCGGGGGAGCGGCTCGCGGCATCCGGCCTCGTCGCGGGCGCGCAGAGCATCGGCTCGAGCCCGTACGAGGTGCTCACGATCGCCTCGCTCGTGGAGAAGGAGGCGATCAACCCGGACATGCCCAAGGTGGCCCGGGTGATCTACAACCGGCTCGGCGCCGGACGGCGGCTCGAGCTGGACTCGATGGTGAACTACCCGCTGGACCTGCAGGCGCTGCGCACCACCGCGGAGGATCGCGCACGACCGGGCCCATACAACAGTTACGCGGTGGCCGGCCTCCCGCCGACCCCGATCGCCGCGCCGGGGCGGGAGGCGATCGCGGCGGCCCTGGAACCGGAGCCGGGCCCGTGGCTGTACTTCGTGCGGTGCCAGTCCGACGGCACGTCCTGCTTCGGGGCGACGATCGACGAGCACAACGCCAACGTCCGCGCGGCCCGGCAGAACGGCGCGTTCTAG
- a CDS encoding spermidine synthase, whose product MEQRGLRVARAVITADVDHGTAELVGDPDRAQGWTLLLDGTAQSHVDLEDPTHLEFEYVRRLAHVADLVAPPTKPVRALHLGGGAWTLARYIAATRPGSPQRVVELDAGLVDLVSSRLPSDDTSIEIMVGDARAALATVAPGSADLLVLDVFAGARTPAHLTSVEFVRAAAAVLSADGVYAANVADGGSLTFARTQVAAALAVFAEVVVLAVPQLLHGRRFGNLVLVGSAAPLPVAELARMAAGDAFPARVLAGADLRRFARGAAVPVDGATAPSPLPPPGFFGRPAD is encoded by the coding sequence GTGGAGCAGCGGGGATTGCGGGTGGCGCGGGCGGTCATCACGGCCGATGTGGATCATGGCACGGCCGAGCTCGTCGGCGACCCCGATCGGGCCCAGGGCTGGACCCTTCTGCTGGACGGCACCGCGCAGTCACACGTCGACCTCGAGGACCCCACCCACCTCGAGTTCGAGTACGTCCGGCGGCTGGCGCACGTCGCCGACCTCGTGGCCCCGCCCACCAAGCCGGTCCGGGCGCTGCACCTCGGGGGTGGCGCGTGGACCCTCGCCCGCTACATCGCCGCCACCCGGCCCGGATCTCCCCAGCGGGTGGTCGAGCTGGACGCGGGCCTCGTCGACCTCGTCTCCTCCCGGCTGCCCTCCGACGACACCAGCATCGAGATCATGGTCGGCGACGCACGGGCCGCGCTCGCCACCGTGGCCCCCGGGTCGGCCGACCTCCTGGTGCTGGACGTGTTCGCCGGCGCGCGCACGCCGGCGCACCTCACCTCGGTGGAGTTCGTGCGCGCGGCGGCCGCCGTCCTCTCCGCCGACGGGGTCTACGCCGCGAACGTCGCCGACGGCGGGTCGCTCACCTTCGCCCGCACGCAGGTCGCCGCGGCATTGGCCGTGTTCGCCGAGGTCGTGGTGCTGGCGGTGCCGCAGCTGCTGCACGGGCGCAGGTTCGGCAACCTCGTCCTCGTCGGGTCGGCGGCGCCGCTTCCGGTGGCCGAGCTCGCGCGCATGGCCGCGGGCGACGCGTTCCCGGCCCGCGTGCTCGCGGGCGCCGACCTGCGCCGGTTCGCCCGCGGCGCCGCCGTGCCCGTGGACGGGGCCACCGCGCCGTCCCCGCTGCCCCCACCGGGCTTCTTCGGCAGGCCGGCAGACTGA
- the aroC gene encoding chorismate synthase — protein MLRWITAGESHGPALVAMLEGMVAGVEITTKELAAELARRRLGHGRGARMKFEADELEVIGGVRHGVTQGGPVAVRIGNTEWPKWETVMAADPVDPELIASRARNAPLTRPRPGHADLAGMTKYGFDDARPVLERASARETAARVVLGTVAKAFLAQAFDVAIVSHVVELGAVEAPEGEAPGPGDLDRVDASPVRAWTDEATAAMVAEVDAAQKDGDTLGGVVEVIAYGLPVGIGSYVQSDRRLDARLAGALMGIQAMKGVEIGDGFRTARRRGSAAHDEMVPGDPVRRLSNRAGGIEGGMTNGEPVRVRVAMKPISTVPRALRTVDVATGEAAQAIHQRSDVCAVPAAGVVAEAMVALVLADAALEKFGGDSLPETRRNLRGYLDAIGPHSAD, from the coding sequence GTGCTGCGCTGGATCACCGCCGGGGAGTCCCACGGTCCTGCCCTGGTCGCCATGCTGGAGGGCATGGTCGCCGGGGTCGAGATCACCACCAAGGAGCTCGCCGCGGAGCTGGCCCGGCGTCGGCTGGGGCATGGCCGCGGTGCCCGGATGAAGTTCGAGGCCGACGAGCTCGAGGTCATCGGCGGAGTCCGGCACGGGGTCACGCAAGGTGGGCCGGTTGCGGTCCGTATCGGCAACACGGAGTGGCCGAAGTGGGAGACCGTCATGGCGGCCGACCCCGTCGACCCCGAGCTGATCGCCAGCCGGGCGCGCAACGCGCCGCTCACCCGCCCCCGTCCCGGCCACGCCGACCTCGCGGGCATGACGAAGTACGGGTTCGACGACGCACGGCCGGTGCTGGAGCGTGCCAGCGCCCGCGAGACGGCGGCCAGGGTCGTGCTGGGCACGGTGGCGAAGGCGTTCCTGGCGCAGGCATTCGACGTGGCGATCGTGTCGCACGTGGTCGAGCTCGGCGCGGTGGAGGCACCGGAGGGAGAGGCTCCCGGCCCCGGCGACCTGGACCGGGTCGACGCGAGCCCGGTCAGGGCATGGACGGACGAGGCCACCGCGGCCATGGTCGCCGAGGTCGACGCCGCGCAGAAGGACGGCGACACGCTCGGTGGCGTGGTCGAGGTGATCGCCTACGGCCTCCCGGTCGGGATCGGCTCGTACGTGCAGAGTGACCGCAGGCTCGACGCGCGGCTCGCCGGGGCGCTCATGGGCATCCAGGCGATGAAGGGCGTCGAGATCGGCGACGGGTTCCGCACCGCCAGGCGGCGGGGCAGCGCCGCCCACGACGAGATGGTGCCCGGCGACCCGGTGCGGCGGCTGTCCAATCGGGCCGGCGGCATCGAGGGTGGGATGACCAACGGCGAGCCGGTGCGGGTCCGGGTCGCGATGAAGCCGATCTCCACTGTTCCGCGGGCGCTGCGCACCGTCGACGTCGCCACGGGAGAAGCCGCACAGGCGATCCACCAGCGTTCGGACGTCTGCGCCGTGCCGGCGGCGGGCGTGGTGGCCGAGGCGATGGTCGCGCTCGTGCTCGCCGACGCGGCGCTGGAGAAGTTCGGCGGCGACTCGCTCCCCGAGACTCGCCGCAACCTGCGCGGGTACCTCGACGCGATCGGCCCGCACAGCGCGGATTGA